One stretch of Tepiditoga spiralis DNA includes these proteins:
- the lon gene encoding endopeptidase La — MSEKKTIEDFIEKVNKDTIPNKLPAIATRTRMITYPNSVSPMYIGREKSLKALELALSKHNNYIFLISQKDIEVEEPNVKDLFRVGVVARIVQLSKTPSGDYKIIVEGIKRAKIKKTISKEKYFMFDLELMDSKIKENKLVTALARKVKHLFQKYLELTKKFPQEALFTIEETNDPEILSDLVASVLPIELNEKQEILETLNTKKRLEQELEILTREIELLEIEEKLEKEVRENIEKTQKEYYLKEKLSVIQKQLNGEADEEIVELKNKINEKKLPDEAKEKALKELERLSKMSTYSPEANVIRTYLDWILEFPWYEKTEDTLKINQAKKVLESNHSGLEEPKERILEYLAVRKLSKNTKTPILCFVGAPGVGKTTLGKSIAQALGRKFGRISLGGIRDESEIRGHRRTYVGAMPGRIVQTLRKVKVINPVIVLDEIDKMNTSFQGDPAAALLEVLDPEQNTAFVDHYFELPIDLSDTIFVTTANVIHTVPPALRDRMEIIYISGYTNIEKLKIAKKHILPQLLKEHGLDDEKISITSNALKNIISDYTREAGVRILKQQISKLLRKSALKYTSTNEKVKITNKNLSEFLGPKPFFSSEKNEKPEVGVVTGLAWTAYGGTTLEVEVITIPGKGKLISTGQLGDVMKESTQIALNLSRKIIEEIDEKLLEKFDKKDFHIHFPEGAVPKDGPSAGVTITTALISSISKKKVRNDIAMTGEITLRGKVLPIGGVKEKVISAYRAGIYEVILPEANKKDVEKIPEEVMKKMKINFAKTIDDVLNIALIGGLECVSKEC, encoded by the coding sequence GTTAATAAAGATACTATACCAAATAAATTACCTGCAATTGCAACGAGAACAAGAATGATAACATATCCAAACTCTGTATCTCCAATGTATATTGGAAGAGAAAAATCTTTAAAAGCTTTGGAATTAGCACTTTCAAAACACAATAATTATATATTTTTAATCTCTCAAAAAGATATTGAAGTTGAAGAACCAAATGTAAAAGATCTTTTTAGAGTTGGTGTTGTTGCAAGAATTGTTCAACTTTCAAAAACTCCAAGTGGAGATTATAAAATAATTGTAGAGGGTATAAAAAGGGCAAAGATAAAAAAGACCATTTCAAAAGAAAAATACTTTATGTTTGATCTTGAACTCATGGATTCAAAAATAAAAGAAAATAAATTAGTTACTGCTTTAGCAAGAAAAGTTAAACATTTATTTCAAAAATATCTTGAATTGACTAAAAAGTTTCCGCAAGAAGCATTATTTACAATAGAAGAAACAAATGATCCTGAAATTTTAAGTGATCTCGTAGCATCCGTTTTGCCAATAGAATTAAATGAAAAACAAGAAATATTGGAAACATTAAATACAAAAAAAAGACTTGAACAAGAACTTGAAATTTTAACAAGAGAAATCGAGCTTTTAGAAATAGAAGAAAAACTCGAAAAAGAAGTTAGAGAAAATATTGAAAAAACTCAAAAAGAATATTATTTAAAAGAAAAGTTAAGCGTTATACAAAAGCAATTAAATGGAGAAGCAGATGAAGAAATAGTTGAATTAAAAAATAAAATAAATGAAAAAAAATTACCAGATGAAGCCAAAGAAAAAGCTTTAAAAGAATTAGAAAGACTAAGTAAGATGTCTACATATTCGCCTGAAGCTAATGTCATAAGAACATACTTAGATTGGATTCTTGAATTTCCTTGGTATGAAAAAACAGAAGATACATTAAAAATAAATCAAGCAAAAAAAGTATTAGAATCAAATCATTCAGGTTTAGAAGAACCAAAAGAAAGAATACTTGAATATTTAGCCGTAAGAAAGTTATCAAAAAATACTAAAACACCAATCTTGTGTTTTGTTGGTGCACCTGGTGTTGGTAAAACAACTCTTGGTAAATCTATTGCTCAAGCTCTTGGACGAAAGTTTGGAAGAATTTCTTTAGGTGGTATTCGTGATGAATCAGAAATAAGAGGACACAGAAGAACATATGTTGGAGCAATGCCTGGTAGAATAGTACAAACATTGAGAAAAGTTAAAGTTATAAATCCTGTAATCGTATTAGATGAAATAGATAAAATGAATACTTCATTTCAAGGTGATCCAGCAGCAGCATTGTTAGAAGTTTTAGATCCAGAACAAAACACAGCATTTGTAGATCATTACTTTGAATTACCTATTGATTTATCTGATACAATATTTGTAACAACAGCAAATGTAATTCACACAGTTCCACCAGCTTTAAGAGATAGAATGGAAATCATATATATTTCTGGATATACTAATATTGAAAAATTAAAAATTGCAAAAAAACATATTCTTCCTCAGTTATTGAAAGAACATGGTTTAGATGATGAAAAAATTTCTATTACTTCAAATGCTTTAAAAAACATAATATCCGATTATACTCGTGAAGCTGGAGTAAGAATATTAAAACAACAAATTTCAAAACTTTTGAGAAAATCAGCTTTAAAATATACTTCTACAAATGAAAAAGTTAAAATAACTAATAAAAACCTTTCAGAATTTTTAGGTCCAAAACCATTCTTTAGTTCTGAAAAAAATGAAAAACCAGAAGTAGGAGTTGTTACAGGTCTTGCATGGACTGCTTATGGTGGAACAACACTTGAAGTTGAAGTTATAACTATACCTGGAAAAGGAAAATTAATTTCAACTGGACAACTTGGAGATGTTATGAAAGAATCAACTCAAATTGCTTTGAATCTTTCAAGAAAAATAATAGAAGAAATAGATGAAAAATTATTAGAAAAATTTGATAAAAAAGATTTTCACATTCATTTTCCAGAAGGAGCTGTCCCAAAAGATGGACCTTCTGCTGGTGTAACTATAACAACAGCCTTAATTTCATCAATATCTAAAAAAAAGGTTAGAAATGATATTGCAATGACTGGTGAAATAACTCTAAGAGGAAAAGTTTTACCTATTGGAGGAGTAAAAGAAAAAGTAATATCTGCTTATAGAGCTGGAATATATGAAGTAATTTTACCTGAGGCAAATAAAAAAGATGTAGAAAAAATCCCAGAAGAAGTTATGAAAAAAATGAAAATTAATTTTGCAAAAACAATAGATGATGTGCTTAATATAGCTTTAATTGGAGGTTTAGAATGTGTTAGTAAAGAGTGCTGA
- the yihA gene encoding ribosome biogenesis GTP-binding protein YihA/YsxC, with the protein MLVKSAELVKMVHNIDHLPEPMNGEIAFAGRSNVGKSSLLNRLMTKKEARVSSKPGKTRSINYYLINKKYYYVDLPGYGFASVSKTEKEKWENLMEGYFTGREELQMVFVLIDHRHPPQKMDHMMVSWLKDLRVPFTIVLTKMDKLKKNERMKMFNTIKSELSYYGNYTYFQTSSEKGEGINELNKYISMIIGN; encoded by the coding sequence GTGTTAGTAAAGAGTGCTGAACTAGTAAAAATGGTTCATAATATAGATCATTTACCAGAACCCATGAATGGTGAAATTGCATTTGCTGGAAGATCTAATGTTGGAAAATCAAGTCTTTTAAATAGATTAATGACTAAAAAAGAAGCAAGAGTTAGTTCAAAACCAGGAAAAACAAGATCAATAAATTATTATTTAATAAATAAAAAGTATTATTACGTTGATTTACCAGGTTATGGTTTTGCTTCTGTTTCAAAAACAGAAAAAGAAAAATGGGAAAATTTGATGGAAGGATACTTTACTGGTCGTGAAGAATTACAAATGGTATTTGTTTTAATTGACCATAGACATCCACCTCAAAAAATGGATCATATGATGGTATCATGGTTAAAAGATTTGAGAGTTCCTTTTACTATAGTATTGACAAAAATGGATAAATTAAAGAAAAATGAAAGAATGAAAATGTTTAATACAATAAAATCAGAGTTATCTTATTATGGAAACTATACATACTTTCAAACTTCATCTGAAAAAGGTGAAGGTATAAATGAATTAAATAAATACATATCTATGATAATTGGAAATTAA
- a CDS encoding NAD(P)/FAD-dependent oxidoreductase, with the protein MYDIIILGTGPAGLFTAANIKNKKILILEKNSTPAKKLLISGSGQCNITHDGSMEDFITHYNNKNYAKKVLYRFTNEELISYFNNKGLKFILNKNGKYFPKSLKSQDILNILLNELGNNIKIKYNEFIEKITKKEDTFILKSKNKTYKAKNIIIATGGKSYPMLGTTGDGYKIAASFGHKIITPKPALAPFKIKDYYFSDLPGLSFNGAISIKKNKKKIKKYGDLLLTHVGISGPLILDFSRYVNDGDTITISFLNFKNSEEFLEELNKKIIQNSSKKIFSILKEFNLPERFIKKMFELLKIKNSLAQNISKDSKNKISNFLMNNEMIVEKLFDFNQAMVTSGGICTKEVNHKTLESKLVKGLFFAGEVLDIDGDTGGYNIQFAMSCGKIISENFSRK; encoded by the coding sequence ATGTATGATATTATAATTTTAGGTACAGGACCAGCTGGACTTTTTACTGCTGCTAATATAAAAAATAAAAAAATTTTAATCTTAGAAAAAAATTCAACTCCAGCAAAAAAACTATTAATTTCTGGATCTGGGCAATGTAATATTACTCATGATGGAAGTATGGAAGACTTTATAACGCACTATAATAATAAAAATTATGCAAAAAAGGTACTTTATAGATTTACAAATGAAGAACTAATATCTTATTTTAATAATAAAGGTTTAAAATTTATTTTAAATAAAAATGGAAAATACTTTCCAAAATCTTTAAAGTCACAAGATATATTAAATATTTTATTAAATGAACTTGGTAACAACATTAAAATTAAATATAATGAATTTATAGAAAAAATAACAAAAAAAGAAGATACTTTCATTTTAAAATCAAAAAACAAAACATATAAAGCTAAAAACATCATAATAGCAACTGGTGGAAAATCTTATCCCATGTTAGGAACTACTGGTGATGGTTATAAGATAGCTGCTTCTTTTGGACATAAAATAATAACCCCAAAACCAGCTTTAGCTCCATTTAAAATTAAAGATTATTATTTTTCAGACTTACCTGGACTTTCTTTCAATGGAGCTATAAGTATTAAAAAAAATAAAAAGAAAATAAAAAAATATGGAGATTTACTTTTAACTCATGTTGGAATATCTGGACCTTTGATTTTAGATTTCTCAAGATATGTAAATGACGGTGATACTATAACAATATCTTTTTTAAACTTTAAAAACTCTGAAGAATTTTTAGAAGAATTAAATAAAAAAATTATACAAAATTCTTCTAAAAAGATTTTTTCTATTTTAAAAGAGTTTAATTTACCTGAAAGATTCATAAAAAAAATGTTTGAACTTTTAAAAATAAAAAATTCCTTAGCTCAAAATATCAGTAAAGATTCAAAAAATAAAATATCTAATTTTTTGATGAATAATGAAATGATTGTGGAAAAATTGTTTGACTTCAACCAAGCAATGGTAACTTCAGGTGGAATTTGTACAAAAGAAGTAAATCATAAAACTTTAGAATCAAAACTTGTAAAAGGTCTCTTCTTTGCAGGAGAAGTTTTAGATATAGACGGAGATACCGGTGGATACAACATACAATTTGCAATGAGTTGTGGGAAAATAATATCTGAAAATTTTAGCAGAAAATAG